The Deinococcus puniceus genome segment TCGATGGAACCGCACACGACGCCGTTGCGCTCGCCAGGGCTGCCGTCCTCATTCACGAGGAACTTGGGCACGAGGAACAGCGAAATCCCCTTGGTGCCTTCCGGGCTACCTTCCAAGCGGGCCAACACCAGATGCACGATGTTGGGCGTCAGGTCGTGTTCGCCCGCGCTGATGAAGATTTTGGTGCCGCTGATGGCGTAGCTGCCGTCGGCGTTGGCGGTGGCTTTGGTGCGAATGATGCCCAAGTCGGTTCCGGCGTGCGGTTCCGTCAGGCACATGGTTCCCGTCCACTCGCCACTCACGATTTTGGGCAGGTAGATGGCCTTCAGTTCTTCGCTGCCCACCGCATGTAGCGCCGAATAAGCGCCGTGGCTGAGGCCGGGGTACATGCTCCACGCCACGTTGGTCGAGTTCATCATTTCCACCAGCACGTTGCTGATCAGATGCGGCATGCCCTGACCGCCGAACGCGGGGTCAGCGTCGAGGGCCGTCCAGCCTGCGGCGCGGTACTTGTTGTAGGCGGCCTTGAATCCGGTGGGGGTGGTCACGCTGCCGTCGTCATGGCGGGTGCAGCCCTCCTGATCGCCCACCGCGTTCAGGGGCAACAATTCGCCTTCTACAAAGCGGGCGGCTTCCTCCAACACTTGGTTCATCAGGTCGCCGTCGGCGGTGTCGTTCTCGGCATAAAACGGCATCTTCGCCAGTTGCGCCGGGGCGTCCAGCAGCTCATGCATCAGGAATTTCACGTCACGAAGGGGGGCTTTGTATACAGGCATAAAACACTCCTCGCAGGGGGCCGCCCGACGAGAGGGCGCAACCCAGCATTGTTGATTAGACTCAGTCTAAAACTTTTTGGCGGCATTGTCATGTGGTTCAACCGTGCTTTCAAAAACGTCTCAAGGCAGCCAGAGGTGTCTCTGCGCTGGGAACACGGCACTCAGCCCCTCATCAAACCTAAAGCAGAGATTCACCTTCGCCCCAAAACAGGTTAAATCACGCCGGAATTCATCTATCGGGGGGCGGGGGCCATCTGTCCCGTCAGGTCTGTTTGTGTTCCCTCTCTGCATTTCAGGTATGTTGTTAAGGATCATGAACTACCCAAGCCTTGTTTGGCACCTCAAGCGCACCGAGCTGTTTGCTGATCTTGAGCTGACCGAACTAGAGCGCGTGGCTGCCACGACGCCCTACCGTTCTTATCAGCCGGGTGAAGTGATTTACCGCATGGACGACCCTTCCGATGCGCTGTATTTCGTTCGCAGCGGCCTCGTGAAAATCAGCAAGCTGTTTCCGAACGGCAAGGAGGCCATTCTCGGCGTGATCGGGCAACACGACACCTTTGGGGAATTGCTGCTGCAAGCCGATGAGCGCCGTCCCACACAGGCTGAAGCCCTAGAACGCACCACCCTGATCGTGCTGCCGCGCGGCGAGCTGCAAAAGCTGCTGAACAGCAAGCCCGAACTGGCTATGAAACTCATTCGCCTGATGGCCGCCCGGTTGTTTGAGGCCCAAAGCTGGACGGCTGCCGTCAGTGCCTACAGCGCCCCAGAGCGCGTGGCGAGCCTGCTGTACCGCCTTGCGCGGGAATTTGGCCGCCCACACGCACAAGGCGTGGAACTGGCCCTCAAGCTGAACCAAGAAGATATTGCCCGCATGGTGGGGGCCACCCGCGAAACGGTGAGTCATTCTTTGGGCAAACTCAAGCAGGAAGGCGCGATCATGCGTGCCCGGACGCCTATCATCGTGCGGATGGAAGCCCTGAAACGCTACCTCGAACAGAGTAACTAAGCTTTCCTATGACAAACGGACGCATCCGGTGGGCTACCCCTGCCGATGCGTCCGCTTTGGCTTGGGTACACGTGAGCAGTTGGCAAGACACCTACGCCGGATTGATGCCCGCCGAGTTTCTGGCAGGCATGACCGATGCCGCCGCACAGGAACGCCGCCGCGTTTTCTGGGAAAGGCATGTGGGCAGCCCCGATCACGTGACGCTGGTGGCCGAACTTGGAGAAAAAGTGGTGGCCTTCGTCTCCGGCGGCCCTACAGCTGAGCGAGATCACCCCAGCTCTGACGCCGAACTCCATACCCTGTACGCCCTGCCACACGCCAAGGGCTTGGGCTTAGGCCGCCGCCTCACCGCTACGCTGGCCGAAGAATTGCAGGCACGCGGCTTCCAATCTCTGTTCCTCTGGGTGCTGGACGTCAATCCCACCCGCGCCTTCTACCTGCATTTGGGAGGGCGCGAGGCAGGAGAGAAGATCGAAACCATTCCCGGCGGAGAACTGCGTGAGATTCGGGTGGTCTGGGATGACTTGGGAACGTTGATTTCGAAAAGTTGATTTCAGCCTAAAGCAATAGAAAGTGGCGGAGACTTGATAGCTCCGCCACTTTGTTTATTGTCTAACTTTTAGACTTGTTTACTCCACCGTCACACTCTTAGCCAAGTTGCGGGGTTTATCCACGTCTTTGCCCAGCGCCGTTGCCGTGAAGTAGCTCAGCAGTTGCAGCGCCACCACGTTCACAATCGGGCTGACCATTTCGTGAGCGCGGGGCACGTACAGCACGTCGTCGGCGTGTACAGCGTTGGCGGTATCGCCGTCGCTCAGGATGGCAATAACTTTGCCTGCCCGCGCCCGCACTTCCTGCAAGTTGCTGATGGTCTTTTCCAACAGGAAGCTCTCGGTGGCGATGACCACCACAGGCAGGTTTTCGTCGATCAGGGCAATCGGGCCGTGCTTCATCTCGCCCGCCGCGTAGCCTTCGGCGTGGATGTAGCTGATTTCCTTGAGCTTCAGCGCACCCTCAAGGGCAGTCGGGGCATTCACGCCGCGCCCAAGGAACAGGTAGTCGCGGGCATGGGCGTACTTCTCGGCCACTGCCTTGATGGCTTCCACGCGCTCCGGGGCCAAGGCTTCTTCCACGAGGCGCGGCAGTTCGCGGGCGGCGTGCAGCAGCTCTTTGGCCTGTTCGTCGGTCAGGGTGTTGCGGGCGCGGGCCAGCCACAGCGCCAGCATCAGCATGGCCGACACCTGCGCCGTGTACGCCTTGGTACTCGCTACGCCAATTTCGGGGCCAGCGTGGATGTAGAGCGTGTCGTCCAGTTCACGGGTCATAGAGCTGCCCTTGGCATTGATGACGCCGAGGGTCTTCGCGCCGTGCTTCTTGGCTTCGCGCAGGGCTTCCAGCGTGTCAATCGTCTCGCCCGACTGAGACACCACGATGGCGAGGGTGTTCTCGCTGACCAGTGGCGAACGGTAACGGTATTCGCTCGCCACGTCCACTTCCACCGGAATCCGCGCCAGTTGCTCGATCAGGTATTCGCCCACCAATCCGGCGTAATAGGCCGTACCACACGCAATAATACTGATGCGCTTGAAGCTGGCCGGATCGAGGTTGATGTCCAGATTCACTTCGCCTGTTTCATCGTGCAGGCGGCCAATCAGGGTGTTGGTGAGGGCGGTGGGCTGCTCGTAGATTTCCTTGAGCATGTACGTGTCGTAGCCGCCCTTCTCGGCTGCTTCGGCGTCCCAGTCGATATGCTCGATGTCGCGCTCGACGGGATTTCCGGCGAGGTCGGTAATGCGGAAGCCGTCGTCATGCAGCACTACCATATCGCCGTCGTGCAGGAAGACCATCTTGCGCGTGTAGGGCAGCAGCGCGGGCACATCGGACGCGAGGAACATTTCGCCTTCGCCCACGCCCATGACCAGCGGGCTGACCGTGCGGGCCGCCACGATTTCGCGGTGGTCTACGTGCGTCACCACGATGCCGTAAGCGCCGCGTACCTGTCCCAGCGCCGTCCGAACCGCTTCGTACAGGTCACCGGAGTAGGCTTCTTCGATCAGGTGGGCCAACACTTCGCTGTCGGTTTCGCTCTTAAAGCTGTGGCCGCGTTCCATCAGCCCCGCTTTCAGGGTCAGGTAGTTTTCAATGATCCCGTTGTGAATGATCACGATGCGCCCGTCTTCGGTGGCGTGCGGGTGCGCGTTGGTGTCGTTGGGCAGGCCGTGCGTGGCCCAGCGCGTGTGCCCGATGCCCAGCGTGCCTTCCAGCGGCTTGCCTTCCAGCAGCGTACTCAGGTTGGCGAGTTTGCCCGCCTTCTTCTTTACTTCTATGTGCGTGCCGTTGCGAATAGCCACGCCCGCGCTGTCGTAGCCGCGATATTCCAGTTTGGCGAGGCCCGAAATGAGAACGTCTTGCGCCTGCCGACTGCCGATATACCCTACGATTCCACACATAAGAACTCCGTCCCACACGGCGTACAAGCTGGTGGGGGTGTCTGCTTTGAATTGGATGCATGTTGCCGAACCTTATGTCTGCGTTGCCGCAGGGGTTATCGTCCGGGCTTCCCGTACCGACTGGTACGGCGGGTAGGCGCTCATGCTCGCCTGAGGGCATCCGCAGAAATCTCGCTGACCCTCACCTCGTTTCCCCACCTGCCTAGTGTTCCCCGGCGTTCCCGAGTGTTGCCCGGCAGTGGGGCCTTGCGCTGCCCTGTTGTTCCTTCGTGTAGACCCGACACCACAAGTCTGCCCCGCAGTGTAGCACCCCGCCTGAGCAAGGGGAGCAAGATACTCATTGTCGGGTGTAGAGGCGGGAGGCGGCTGGCCTGCCCCTCCTCCCTGACGATTGGCTCAAGCAGGGTGGGACAGCTTGCTGTGCCCGTGCGGGGGCTGCCTGATAGGATGTCGGCACGGCAGGCGGCCCGGCGCTGCAACTCCGCACTCTGGGGAAGCACCGCAGCCGGGCAAGACCGCAGCACGGGCGCTTTTGGCGCGTCAGAAGCAGGTGTTGTTCACGCAGGCCAGTTCCACACGCATACCCGATTCCCAACCCCCACCAGTTAAGAGGACACCCATGCCGACGTACCTGTACAAAAACACCCTGACCGGAGAGGTCTACGAACTGCGCCAGAGCATGCGCGACGATGCTTACACCACCCACCCTGAAACCGGCGTGGCCGTCAAGCGCATTCTGGCGCGGCCCAGCATCGCCTTTAAGGGCAGCGGCTTTTATGTCAACGATTCCCGCCCTGCTTCCGGTGGGGATTCGGGCAGTTCTTCCAGCAGCAGCGGTTCTTCCGAGAGTTCGGGGGGCAGCAAGGGCAAGAGCGGCGGCGAATGACCCCCCCTGGCACGCCCCGGCCCCCAGAGGCGGCAGAGGTTCAGGCGGAGGTTCCGGCGACTGGAACGCCTGCCAAACCTACGCGGCCCAAGCGCCCGCTGATGCCAGCATTGAACCAAGTAGGGTTGAATAAACCCGTGCTGGCCGCCCTGTTGCTGCTGTCGGCGGCGGTGGCGGGCGCGTATGTCACGGGGCGCGTCACGGCCCAGCGAGCCCTCGTCACGTCCGATGAAATCAATACCGTCGAAGTGGTGCAGAAATCTATTCAGGCAGTGGTGCGCGTGGATTCGCGGCTCCGCAAGGAATTTCTGCAACCCGGCGACGATCCTATAGAGGTGGGCACCGGGTTCTTCTACAAAAAAGACCTGATCGTGACCAACTACCACGTCATTCAGTATCAGGAATCGGTGAGCGTGACGCTGTCGAACGGGCGGCGCGTGAACGCCAGAATTGAAGGCGTAGACCCCGGCATAGACATTGCCATCTTGCGCGTCACGGGCGTTACGGCCCCCAAAACCTTGAGCTTCGGTCAAAGCGCCCGCTTGATTCCCGGCCAAAAACTGATCAGCATCGGGACGCCGCTCCGCATTCAAAACTTCGTGGGCGCAGGCATCTTCAGCGTGATGGTCAGCCCGCGAGACGTGCCGCGCAACGACAATCTGGGATCGGAAATCGGGCAGTACATTTCTACGACCACCAGCATCCAGCCGGGCAACAGCGGCGGCCCTATCCTCGATTCTCGCGGCGCGGTGGTGGGTGTGGCCGACCTGAACGCGGCCCCCAGCGGCCTGATTCCCGGCACCATCGGCATCGCCATTCCCGGCGATCTGGTCAAGCAAAGTCTGGACGATCTGGAGAAAATCGGTGTGCCTCAGCGCGGCACTCTGGGCGTGACCTTGGTGGATCTGGAAACCCTCGACCCGGCCCTGCGGAGCTTGGCGGGCCTGAACAGCAGCGAGGGCGCACTGGTAGACGAAGTGCCCGCCGGAAGCGCCGCCGCACGGGCCGCCCTGCGCGGTTCACTCCGCAACAGCAAGGATCAGTTTTTGGCTCCCCTCGGAGACATCATCGTGGCAGTAGACGGCCAACGGGTGCAAAACTCGTTTGACGTGATCCGCATCGTGGCGGCCAAACGGCCCGGCCAAACGGTCACTTTGCGGCTGTGGCGCAACAAGAAGAGTGTAGACGTGAAGGTAACGCTGCTGCGGCGCACGCTGCAATAAACCAGCAGAGCAGAAAACTCTACCCCCATCGCCGCCGCGCCCCCTCTCACTCTATCCGGCGCAGCGGCGCTATCATTCCCCCCGTCATGTACTTGGTCATAGAAGGCCCCATCGGGGTGGGAAAAACCAGCCTCGCGGGGCGGCTGGCTGCCCGTTACGGCGCAGACCTGAATCTGGAAATCGTAGAAGAGAACCCGTTCTTGGCGCGGTTTTACGAAGACCCCGCCGCCTACTCTTTTCAAGTGCAGGTGTTCTTTTTGCTCTCGCGCTTCAAGCAGCTCAGTACACTGGCCCAGCCCGGTCTCTGGAGCGGCAACGTGGTCAGCGACTACCTGTTCGCCAAAGATTTTATTTTCGCGGCCATGAACCTCAAAGACGCCGAATTTTCCCTCTACGAAGACCTGTATTCGCACCTGTCGCCGCGCCTGCCCACGCCCGATCTGGTGGTGTACCTGCGGGCAGACACCGATTTGCTGCTGCGGCGCATAGAACAGCGTGGGCGGCCCTTCGAGCGCGATATGCAGGCCGCGTACTTGGCCGACCTGACCGCCCGCTACGACGAATATTTCCGCACCTATCCCCATCCCCTGCTGACGGTGGACGCCAGCGGCTACGATTTTGTGGGCAAAGAGGCCGACGAGCAGGCCATCGTAGAGCAGATTGAGGCGGCTTTAGCAGCGGCGAGCGCGGCAGATTGATGAGGGACGGAACGTGGTTAGGGGATCGTGGATCGTGGGTTTTGGAGAGTGTTTTTTCTACGATCTACACTCCACGATTCGTTTTTCAGCGGCGGATTCGCTAGATGTACGTCGCCGTTTCAGGCAACATCGGCAGCGGCAAAAGCACCCTCACCCGGATGCTGGCTGACCGCTACGGCCTGCGCCCCGTGTACGAGCCATACACCGATAATCCGTATCTGGAAGACTTTTACCGCGATATGCGGCGCTATTCCTTCCATTCTCAGGTGTATTTCCTCAGCCGCCGCCTAGAGCAACACCTGAATTTGGTGACTGGGGCGCGGTACGTCATTCAAGACCGCACCGTGTTCGAGGACGCCAACATTTTTGCCCGCAACCTGTACGAGTCGGGCCAGATGGAAGACCGGGATTGGGCCACTTACCGGGGGCTGTACGAGGGGATTTTGCCTGCTCTGCGCCTCCCTGATCTGCTGATTCATATTGATGCCAGCCTGCCCACCCTGCAAAGCCGGATTGCCCAGCGGGGCCGCAGCTACGAGCAAACTATTCCCGAAGCCTATTTGGGCGGATTAAACCGCTTGTACGACGACTGGGTAGCGAGTTTCGACGCCTGCCCGGTGGTACGCGTGCCCGGCGATCAATTGGACTTTGTGCAAGACCCCGCCGCCTTTCAGTGGGTCTGTGACCGCGTGCAGGCGTTCGGGTTCGGGCTGCCGCTCTTGCGGTAGGGTGCAGGCAGTATGGGTCTAGATGTGATCATTGTTGTGGAACGTCGCCGGACTGATGGGCGCTGGGAACGGGCGGAGGAGTTGGTTCCCAATGATTATCGCTCGTGGCTTGCCGAGGACTATCCCGATTTGGGCATCTCGCAGGCAGACCTGCTCCATAACACATGGACTTTCTATCCCCGCGATCAGTGGCTGATGAACGTAGAATGGCCTACTCGTCGTTCAGTGCCTGATGACATGAGTCGTGAGGCCAGAGAGGCGCTCATCTTTTTCACCACTGATAAGAAAGCAGACCAGATGCTCTTGCTCCGTGATCTTGAAGAGACAGATTGGGAAGCTTGCTGGGACGGTTGGAGATGGACGCATATTGACGACGAAAAGAAACAAGAATGGCTGGGATACTTGCTGTATGTCAGATCGGCTGTTTTAGACAAACTGCGCCCGCTGGGTGGCCTCGATGATGTTCGGCTCATCTTTGGCTACAACGTTTGATGCTTAGCCCCATGCACCCATCCCCCCAACACTGCTAGCGTTGGCCCATGCTTCTGCGTGACCTTGCCCATACCCTAGATGTCGTCCCCGAAGAGGGCGCGTGGCCCGAAGCCGACCTGACTGGCATTACCCACAACGCGGCATGGGTGGAACCCGGTAACGTGTTCGTCGCCATTCGCGGCGCACGCTTCGACGGGCATAGTTTTCTGGACGATGTGGCCGCACGCGGGGCAGTGGCCGTCTTGGGCGAAGGCTTGTCAGACGGCGTAGTTTCACCTTTGCCCTATTTGAAAGTGGCGTCGGCGCGGGCCGCGTTAGCTGATGCAGCGGCAGCGTTGGCGGGCCATCCGGGGCGGGAATTGAAGGTGGTGGGCGTAACCGGAACCGATGGCAAAACCACCACCAGTTGGCTGACCCGCCATTTGTTGCGGGCCGCCGGACTGCCCACAGGGTTGCTGAGTACGGTGGGCTACGAGCTTCCAGACGGCCAGTTGCGCCACTTTCCGGCCCATTTCACCACGCCCGAAGCGCCGCAAGTGCAGGCCACCCTGCGCGACATGGCAGAGGCGGGCGGTGCGGCGGTGGTCTTGGAGGCCAGCAGCCACGCCCTCGCCCTAGACCGGGTGCGCGGCGTGCCGTGGGCGGTGGCGGTCTGGACGCACCTCAGCTCCGAACACTTGGATTTTCACGGCACGCTGGAAAACTACTTTGCCGACAAGCGCAAGCTGATCGAACGCGCTCCGTTTGCCGTCCTGAACGCCGACGACCCGTGGACGGCACAGTTACGCGGCATCGCCCCCGCCGAAGTCACTTATTCGGCAGAGGGCCAGCACGCCGACTGGCAAGCCCGCGCAGTCCGCGAAACGGCGGACGGCCTGCACTTTGAGGTTGCTTCACCGCTGGGCCAGTTCAAGGCGCACTTGCCCATGATCGGGCGGTTTAATGTCGCCAATGCGCTGGCGGGCATGGCGGCGGCGGCACATTTGGGGGCCACTGCCGAGCAGTTGGTGGCGGGCCTGGCGTCGTTCCGGGGGGTGCCGGGGCGTATGGAGTTGGTGCCTGGTTTGCCCGATGCCCCCCGCGTGATCGTGGATTTTGCCCACACGCCGCCCAGTTTGGAGAAGGTGTTGAGCATGCTGCGGGCCACCACTGCCGGGCAACTGTGGGTGGTGTTGGGTTCGGCGGGGGGCCTGCGCGACCCCGGCAAACGTGCGCCGCTGGGCGAGGTTTCTACGCGCTTGGCCGATCACGCCGTCTTTACCGAAGAAGACAGCCGCGATACCCCGCTGGCCGACATTTTGAATGAAATGGAACGCGGAGCGCGGGAGGCGGGACAGTCTAATTTCGTGTCTATTCCAGACCGCGCCCAAGCTATTGCCCACGCTATTCATGCCGCCCAACCCGACGACACCGTGCT includes the following:
- a CDS encoding Crp/Fnr family transcriptional regulator, coding for MNYPSLVWHLKRTELFADLELTELERVAATTPYRSYQPGEVIYRMDDPSDALYFVRSGLVKISKLFPNGKEAILGVIGQHDTFGELLLQADERRPTQAEALERTTLIVLPRGELQKLLNSKPELAMKLIRLMAARLFEAQSWTAAVSAYSAPERVASLLYRLAREFGRPHAQGVELALKLNQEDIARMVGATRETVSHSLGKLKQEGAIMRARTPIIVRMEALKRYLEQSN
- a CDS encoding deoxynucleoside kinase, which produces MYVAVSGNIGSGKSTLTRMLADRYGLRPVYEPYTDNPYLEDFYRDMRRYSFHSQVYFLSRRLEQHLNLVTGARYVIQDRTVFEDANIFARNLYESGQMEDRDWATYRGLYEGILPALRLPDLLIHIDASLPTLQSRIAQRGRSYEQTIPEAYLGGLNRLYDDWVASFDACPVVRVPGDQLDFVQDPAAFQWVCDRVQAFGFGLPLLR
- a CDS encoding UDP-N-acetylmuramoyl-L-alanyl-D-glutamate--2,6-diaminopimelate ligase, translating into MLLRDLAHTLDVVPEEGAWPEADLTGITHNAAWVEPGNVFVAIRGARFDGHSFLDDVAARGAVAVLGEGLSDGVVSPLPYLKVASARAALADAAAALAGHPGRELKVVGVTGTDGKTTTSWLTRHLLRAAGLPTGLLSTVGYELPDGQLRHFPAHFTTPEAPQVQATLRDMAEAGGAAVVLEASSHALALDRVRGVPWAVAVWTHLSSEHLDFHGTLENYFADKRKLIERAPFAVLNADDPWTAQLRGIAPAEVTYSAEGQHADWQARAVRETADGLHFEVASPLGQFKAHLPMIGRFNVANALAGMAAAAHLGATAEQLVAGLASFRGVPGRMELVPGLPDAPRVIVDFAHTPPSLEKVLSMLRATTAGQLWVVLGSAGGLRDPGKRAPLGEVSTRLADHAVFTEEDSRDTPLADILNEMERGAREAGQSNFVSIPDRAQAIAHAIHAAQPDDTVLLAGKGPEDTLERSGETLAWNEVEQARRALAGRII
- the glmS gene encoding glutamine--fructose-6-phosphate transaminase (isomerizing); its protein translation is MCGIVGYIGSRQAQDVLISGLAKLEYRGYDSAGVAIRNGTHIEVKKKAGKLANLSTLLEGKPLEGTLGIGHTRWATHGLPNDTNAHPHATEDGRIVIIHNGIIENYLTLKAGLMERGHSFKSETDSEVLAHLIEEAYSGDLYEAVRTALGQVRGAYGIVVTHVDHREIVAARTVSPLVMGVGEGEMFLASDVPALLPYTRKMVFLHDGDMVVLHDDGFRITDLAGNPVERDIEHIDWDAEAAEKGGYDTYMLKEIYEQPTALTNTLIGRLHDETGEVNLDINLDPASFKRISIIACGTAYYAGLVGEYLIEQLARIPVEVDVASEYRYRSPLVSENTLAIVVSQSGETIDTLEALREAKKHGAKTLGVINAKGSSMTRELDDTLYIHAGPEIGVASTKAYTAQVSAMLMLALWLARARNTLTDEQAKELLHAARELPRLVEEALAPERVEAIKAVAEKYAHARDYLFLGRGVNAPTALEGALKLKEISYIHAEGYAAGEMKHGPIALIDENLPVVVIATESFLLEKTISNLQEVRARAGKVIAILSDGDTANAVHADDVLYVPRAHEMVSPIVNVVALQLLSYFTATALGKDVDKPRNLAKSVTVE
- a CDS encoding FmdB family zinc ribbon protein, coding for MPTYLYKNTLTGEVYELRQSMRDDAYTTHPETGVAVKRILARPSIAFKGSGFYVNDSRPASGGDSGSSSSSSGSSESSGGSKGKSGGE
- a CDS encoding deoxynucleoside kinase → MYLVIEGPIGVGKTSLAGRLAARYGADLNLEIVEENPFLARFYEDPAAYSFQVQVFFLLSRFKQLSTLAQPGLWSGNVVSDYLFAKDFIFAAMNLKDAEFSLYEDLYSHLSPRLPTPDLVVYLRADTDLLLRRIEQRGRPFERDMQAAYLADLTARYDEYFRTYPHPLLTVDASGYDFVGKEADEQAIVEQIEAALAAASAAD
- a CDS encoding S1C family serine protease, with product MPALNQVGLNKPVLAALLLLSAAVAGAYVTGRVTAQRALVTSDEINTVEVVQKSIQAVVRVDSRLRKEFLQPGDDPIEVGTGFFYKKDLIVTNYHVIQYQESVSVTLSNGRRVNARIEGVDPGIDIAILRVTGVTAPKTLSFGQSARLIPGQKLISIGTPLRIQNFVGAGIFSVMVSPRDVPRNDNLGSEIGQYISTTTSIQPGNSGGPILDSRGAVVGVADLNAAPSGLIPGTIGIAIPGDLVKQSLDDLEKIGVPQRGTLGVTLVDLETLDPALRSLAGLNSSEGALVDEVPAGSAAARAALRGSLRNSKDQFLAPLGDIIVAVDGQRVQNSFDVIRIVAAKRPGQTVTLRLWRNKKSVDVKVTLLRRTLQ
- a CDS encoding GNAT family N-acetyltransferase — its product is MTNGRIRWATPADASALAWVHVSSWQDTYAGLMPAEFLAGMTDAAAQERRRVFWERHVGSPDHVTLVAELGEKVVAFVSGGPTAERDHPSSDAELHTLYALPHAKGLGLGRRLTATLAEELQARGFQSLFLWVLDVNPTRAFYLHLGGREAGEKIETIPGGELREIRVVWDDLGTLISKS